From the Argentina anserina chromosome 3, drPotAnse1.1, whole genome shotgun sequence genome, the window aaggaacAAGCAGGGGAAAGTGATGACGTTGAAGATCCAGTGgaactcaatgactcgatggATGAGGATTTCGAAAGAGGTACAGGGCCGAGGAAATTTTCATACAGCGAATTGGCTCGTGCGACTGGTAATTTCAATGAGAAAGAGAAGCTTGGAGAGGGAGGATTTGGTGAGGTATACAAAGGCTTCATAGAGGACCTGAACTCATTAGTCGCTGTCAAGAAGATATCAAAGAGATCTAAACAAGGGCTCAAGGAGTATGCCGCAGAAGTAAGAATCATAAGTCGGCTTAGGCATCGTAACCTGGTAAACCTCATTGGTTGGTGCCACAAAAAGAAACTCCTCCTCGTGTACGAGTTCATGCCCAATGGTAGCTTAGATTCTCTTCTATTCAGAGCGGAAAATTTGTTGGAGTGGAAGTTGAGATACAGAATTGCTCAAGGTTTGGCCGCCGGGGTGCTCTACCTACAGGAAGAATGGGAACAATGTGTGTTACACAGAGATATCAAGTCTAGTAACGTTATGCTAGATTCCAATTTCAACGCGAAACTTGGGGATTTCGGGTTAGCTCGACTTGTGGATCATGGAGAACAGTCCCAAAGCACGACTGTTTTTGGAACTAGAGGCTACATGGCTTTTGAATATGTTTCAACAGGAAAGGCTAGTAAGGGATCAGACGTCTACAGTTTTGGAGTTGTTGCATTAGAAATAGCTTGTGGGAGAAAAACCGTTGATCATCAGTTCGAAAGTAGTCAAATAATCATGTTGGATTGGGTTTGGGAATTATATGGAGAAGAGAAAGTGATTGAAGCAGCAGACCCAAAATTGTGTGGAAATTATGATGAGAAACAAATGGAGTGTTTGCTGATTGTTGGCATGTGGTGTGCTCATCCAGATTACCATTGTAGGCCTTCAATACAACAAGCGATTCAAGTGCTTAACTTTGAAGCTCCATTGCCAATTCTCCCAACCAGAGTTGCCGGTGGTAAAATTTCCATTTTCTAAGTCGGACTCAGCAGCTGGTTCTGGTATTGAAGGAGGCAAAACTGAGTCCCATGGTACTCCATCATCTTCTACAAATTCGCATTCGTCAATTCTATTCAGTAAGAAATAAGTTTACAAGAATTACAGCTTATACTATTGTTCTTATTATTCGGAAATATTTACATCTAATTTATGAATGTTTAAAACTCAATTGGATACAGCTTTTGGGTGGCCAGGCTCGTATCAATCGTCTgtaatacatacatacatgcaTGGTACGTACGTTGGAGTTTTGACCTGAACCTCTTCAACCGTCTAAACCCTGGCCATTCAGTGGTGCATGTTGATCGGCAATTCGATCGGCATGCAGGATTtggctatatatacatggaatAGAGTTAGAGTGCGGTTATTGACAACCTCACAACCCACTTTGTTCATCTCACATTCTTTTTTCATTCCACatattttttctgtttttaaattaatttgttcactcaatTATAATATCTAAATTGTCTATTTTTCAATAGTACTTTGTTTACCCAACATAATCTTTTTAAATTCTAAACTTATTTTGTTCAGactttatttcatatttattttgataatCTCTATTAAGAAAATAGTTTGCAATTACTATGACATGCAACTAGgttttgtaaatataaaatgaaTGGGGTCATGTATTGTAGTTTTCTTATTTGTACGTATATCAATAATATAATTTAGTTAAGTTAAAAATATCAGTTAAGAATACAAAATTGATCTCATTAAAGTCCaaatcccaaaaaaaaaaaactaagagCATgctcttcaatttaacaaaattgcaaaagtataagggtttcaatctttttattaattagtttcaattttaacTATTCAATATTGTAgaagtatgtatatatatatatatatatatatatatatatgtgtgtgtattttgtgaaataaacaaaaatgaattgtaaatttaaataactTATTGTCTATTACAATAATTTTACATCAGGTATTACAGTCTTTCAATAAAATAATAAGCTATATGGTGAAAAAGTGGATTATGGAGTGGCATTAAACACACCTATACGTAGATTCAATGCACTAGTCAACTTGTGTGAAAATGTATTAGTGAGTATAATTTTACAATGGTTAGTGGCGGAACTAGAATTTAGCTGTTGGGGGTCAAGATATCAAACAAGtttaaatatcaattttagtTTTATAGCTTAACATTTATTATTAagttttaataataaaataattgactttttctataaaaaaaatcaataaaacaatTGAAGAAATAAAGTATCCATAATTTGAGCAACATTTATATATTCCTTTCTATGAGTCCGATGTATTAAGTACTATTtgttctaaattattatatttaattattcCTTCTTTCTTATTGGCTTTGATCAGGTAGGGAAATTAACCTAACTTTCATCAATTGTATACAAGGACTCTCCATTAACTTTAATTAAACTAATCAAGAACATCTACAATGATTGAACTCTCTATTTGagcttttacaaaattatagAAAATCAAGCTgataacaaaaagaaaaactcgatTGATTAATTACTCCCTACTACACcccaaaatataaaatttaccACGAGCTCCTATAAGCGAGGAGAGAATGCGAGCGtcaaaaattcaaaggagTGGTTATGAGTTATGACATAAGGGATTAGCCGATTAAGGACTCCTAAAGACTTATTGGTTGTTTGAAATTATAAGATATcaatataaaatttaaattttcattcaaGCTACTATTACTGAGTTTAAAGGGAGATTTAGAGCTTGAACAAGGAATTGGTGTAAAACCCTTTAATCCTCTTAAATGGGTACGAGTTTTGCCGCTTTCGCCAGACCCTTTTTTACATACTCACTCCGCGTTAATCAGATTTGGAGGTTGAGATGTGTAGAACGTGTCTTCCTCTGGTATTACAGCGATTGAGCTTGCTTGGGTATGAGATTGGAAATTAATTTGGTTAGAGGTCGACTCTCAAATTGTATTCGACCTTATTCGTCTCCCATGTCAGCTCCTTGGCCGCTCCGTGTATTGTGGAAAAATTGCCTACATAAGATCTTAAAGATGTATTTTCGTtcctctcatatatatatagggaagAGAATCAAATAACGGATGCTCTTGCAATTTTTGGCTCTTCCTCCTCTAATATGACATAGTGGGATTCATCTCTAGATTTTGTTCGCTCTTTTTATGGAGTTAGGTTAGATCTTCTTAATTTTGATTTCGTTagcttttttcttttcgtaTGTGAGGTTTTTTTAGTGTTTGTTCCATATGATATCCTATTATTCAGGACATTCTCTATACAAATTATGTTGCCTGTGATTTTGTAGCATGGGGGTCAGGAATTACGTCCACCTGTTTGCATATTTCTATTATTAATAAACAAAGGCACACAAATTAAGATAGAAGCTTTGCCGTAGACTAACTGGAGAAGCTTTCGGTGGATATGTTGCAAATGAACAAAGTTTTGACTATACACATGAGCACTCCCATAAGTCCCTCTGTAACCCGCCAAGTGACCAAACACTCTTCAAAGTTCAATCTTCTCTTCTATGAGCATTCTGTTATGCGCACACACTCCATGAGCCCAACTGATTTTTGTAAACGGTTCTGTGTCACGTCCCGGAACGGGAGGTGGTCAACATAATTGAGATTAAAACTGAAGTTTAGCAAGCGAATAGAATGAATAAATTGCTTCCTGACGCTCACTAACTTAAACTTGGAAAGAAAGTTTacaaacataattttttttaaaaataaaatgaagagTTCAAAAATTTCTGTTATGCCCTAAATTTTGAAtaacaaaattcaaattaaaaaatgtgATAACTTGAATCAAACTAacataattacatttataagtTACACAAAAATTGATCTACAAGGTAACTGCAGCAATTACGAATAATTAGTTATAAgaaaaaattctcaaattacaACGCTCTATCCTTGACAATGCATCCCCAAACTCTCACACAGACACGAACATCAACCTGCACGAATACTTTACACTATGGATTATAACCAGGTTGTAAACAACAAACCCGGTAAACTTTTAaaactcgtatgagtaaagtTAACTCaagataaacatgtttatAAGATAAAAGCAACGACATTTAAAATCCACATAACACACTTGCAATAATGCATGATAACTGGTAGTGTTTCGTGCATAAAAGCATAATTTAGGAAATCACAAAAACGAACATCAACCAATCCTCAAACTCTCACACAAACACGAACATCAACCTGCACAAATACCTTACACTATGGATTAGAACCGAGTTGTAAACAACAAACCCGGTAAACTTTtaaagctcgtatgagtaaacttaactcaagataaacatgtttatAAGATATAAGCAACGACATTTAAAATCCACATAACACACTTGCAATAATGCATGATAAATAGTAGTGTTTCTTGTATAAAAACATAGTTCAAGAAATTACATAAATATGCAACAAAATAAATCAAACAAGCAAAACCAACAACTAAACTAGAACTATATAATATTTCACTTGAGAACCAATATAATAGTTCtcactttgttttcttttaaaaacaATATATCTTTCTCAAAAGGGAAACACATGACAAAATTCATATCTTGGGAATTTAATAACTCAACAACTAACACAAACATAACacagttaattttttttaaatgtgcactcatgagacccagataACTCCATTATGTTACCCCTCGTGTCGTGCatcggcagacagactagagttctaactgatcgtaaccaaTCACCCGGCCAAATGTTTGGTTCCCGATTTAATTGCCATCACCAGGttcgaagaccagaaaacattTAACACAACTCATATGTTAAAACAACACGCACAAGATAATCAATCCAACTATGataatattgtacaaaaatccaAGTGACTCACACAACACAATAAAAACAATACTTCTACCGGAATGCACATTTTATTCTCTTTCGGCCAAATACCACAACAATTCACAATAAATAATCTAATTTACTGGAagatacattttcttccattcGAGTTTCATCCTCCACACAATAATTGATTcaataacattatataatatagtaaagTATATACGTATATTTCAATTACCAATaaacacacatatataaatcATTGTATTATATCAATGTCACAACTTACTTATATTTAAAGAAATCATTTACTTACTCATGAACCGTTaccgatcaagttcacgtattTTAAAACAATTACTTATGTTTATAAAATTGTTACACATTTAAAAAGTCACCACCAAAGGGTAGTAAGAAATCATTTTATTTACTCATAAACCGTTAccgatcaagttcatgtatTTTAAAACAATTACTTATTTTTATAAAATCGTTACACAATTAAAAAAGTCATCACCAAAAGGTAACATCAACAttatgagatttactcaccttaatatCCCGCTGTATTTTCCACACCAAAAGGATACAAATCACCGTAACCAATACAACTAAGCAACAAGTACCTAAGTCATATCAAGGTCGCAATGTCATTAACTCTTGAGATACAACAACAACGATTCAACTCTCCCCATTTAAAATTATAACTCGCAACATGGCCACTAGAGCCGCAACTTATTTGAGACTAATTAAAGCTCCAAACTACCCAAGGTGTTACTAAAGTGACCGAAGTGGATGGCTGAGGAAGAAACCCAGATTGGCATGGAAGCTCCGGGATGGAGAGCGAAGCAATGAGAGCAAGAGCCGAGAAAAAATTATGACGCATCTTCATCACTACTAAATTTTATACACGGGTCAGTGGCAAATATGTgattaaaatcaaaattaggacaaaattataatttcacACAAAGAATATGAACAGTAACCTAAATAGTGTTTgtcaaattaatatataaatacatattaagggagcttctattcatacctttCAAAATGACACTTAAACCTCCATTTTTCctatgaaattaccaaaaaataaTTCTTAACTTATTTATTCTAAATTACAAATGTATATAATTATCCTTTATATTTATTACTAGAAACATCTCAAAATGAGATATCAAATTGCataaaatgatttaattgattaccttATTTTTTGATAAACATCATAAGTCAAAAGTTAAATATAGATGTTTAgcatcaaattgaatgtagATGCTTTAATGCataaactatataactatgtaaaatttctcataaactttgatttgagaaaaagaataaaactcatttattagaggttaaaatatttcatatacgtgtgtgtgtatatatatatatatatatatatatcaatgaatgaaaaaaaaatttactaattttattatgaatttagaaaagaAGCGGAAGAGTGAATTAATTTAAGAAGATAGTTTATGTGATCATTATAAATTTTtcgagttgtatataataaatgaatttgaaatagagtaggaaaaaaattaattgataatagtttaatttaatatatcaaattagataatagccatttaaagaaaaatatgtagattgaaataacattttaactttatgtaaaaataaaataaaaatcaattaaatgagaagatctaaataactttttttaaaatatgaatAGAAACTTACGTATATTAATGAGCCATGCCGCCATGGCATTAGCATGCAAGCATCCTTCTACTTGCTCAGATGTGCGTGATCGTGACTGAATTTAATTAATATGAGAGGCTATttcaatgaaaaaaatattagaGAGAGACTTGCATGGAACTACATAGCACAGAAGCTTGGTTGGAcgaccgattcccgcttcggaagcggaagcgaGAGCGAGAGCGAGAGCGAGAGCGAGAGCGGAAGCGCAacggaagcgcgattccggAAAAAGGTGGGTTTGGGAGCGCagcggaagcgttggcttccgaAATGGAAGCGCGGCGAAAGCGTTGGCTTCCGAATTGGAAGCGCGGCATAAGTGTTGACTTCCGAATTGGAAGCGCAGCGGAAGCGTTGACTTTCAAATTGGAAGCGTGATTCATTCCCtacctctatttcatcaattaATGTCTTGAGTATCTTCTTGTCGTCTcatcttctttcaattttgttaAGCGGATAAAGATGAATAGCATCAATCGATCTAATATGTGTCAGAAAGAAGGGGGAGAGATATCAAGAAAAtctagatgagagagagagagacaaagAGAGGAGACGGAGAGTTGGggagagatatgaaaaaaaaatccaaatgagagagagagatagagagaagacgaattttttttatcaatttcatctagtAATGTCTTTTTAACTTGCACGTGCCCAACACCTTCACAATATGCTGgacattcttttgtttaaattttgaaataaagCTTTAATATTGCTATAATCAAATATAATCATGGTTTATAAAATAAGTTATTAATAATTATCcatttattttaatactagataaaaaaataataaaaaaatataaaaatagtatataatatatatatatatttttccgACGTTTTCAAAACGCACCCGGTtccttaatttaaaaaaaaaactcttccgcgtttccaaacgcttccgcgtttctaaacgcttcgcttctacgtacccgcacccgattccatgcagcctaAGCATGAAAACATCCTTCTACTTGCTCGGATGTGTGTGattgaatttaattaatattttaatgaaataaaaattagaGAGAATCAGAGAAGCCAGCACGAAAGCATCCTTCAGATGGTGTACCCTACTTCTGTCTGGGGGTTGAGCACTCCGAGATAAAAATTCTcaatttttgattaatttttattttgtacaAACACGCTAAATAGTCTCTAACAATATAGGAAAAATTCTACTATGAAACAATTCATCGTATAAAGACATTAGATTGTGTACAATGTAGGAACTATGAAACAATTTATTATACAGAGACATTAGATTGTGtgtacaaaaaaaagtaaattaaaaaAGTTAACCTCAAAACATAATAAAAACCAttagattttaaaattttaaatttaaataatgagAATTTTGAGCTCCACTGTTCCTGCTCCACATTTCGAGGTCTTCGTCCAAGTCTACGGAGGAGTTGCATAGACTCCAAGTATTCAAGAGGGAAAAGTATGAGCAGTAATTGAGAAGCAATGTATAAGCACCAATATTTCCAACTTAGTTCGCTATATCCAAACCGGGCTTTACTAGTTAGCTGACTCTTCCCAAAATGGTTGGCAATCGCTCAATCCGATCAGCAAAACTTCAAGTACTCCTTCATGCACTAGTACTGTATCTCTTTCTCTTCTGCCCTTCTGCAACTCCATTGAGCTTTGAGTTCCCGAGCTTTAATCAAAGTGTTGTTCCAAAATTAACTACCGAAGGAGCTGCTTTTATAGACACCGAGTTTCTCCGCCTCACCAAAAGCGCAAAAGACGAGAAGCCGGGGGGAGTTGGTCGAGCCTATTACAGTGAACCCTTCCTGCTCCGAGATAATGCCACCGGACTCGCCGATTTCACCACAAATTTCACGTTCTCCATTTTTGCGCCGAATGATGCCGAATTACCGTTTGGTGCCGCTGATggattagcctttttcatagCGCCAAACGGGTCCAAACTCAACAGTACCTCAGATAGCGGCTTCTGTCTCGGCCTTCCCTTCAATAAGCGGTACCCCTTTGTGGCGGTGGAATTTGATATCTACATGAATACAGATGAACTCATCCCGGCACAAATGAAACGGCCGACGACCAGTCCAAAGAACTTAAGGGCATCAACGGAGATCATGTGGGTATCGACGTCAACACTGTCAAGTCGTTGAAAGCCAAGACTTGGAATGGTAGTATTATCAATAAAACAGATAATGATGTCCAGATCAGTTATAATTCTAGCACCAAAAAGCTGAGCATTGCATTCACAACTTTTAGCTCTGCTGGTAACAAAATGATGAGCTACTTCTCAAACACAGTTGATCTGAAGGATGACTTGCCCGATTGGGTCATTGTTGGGTTCTCGGCTTCAACAGGATCAGCTGCTGCTATTTTCAAGATCGTCTCATGGAATTGTACTTGAACTCCACTGGTGGATGATAATGCAAGCAGGGACAACACACCAGTAAGTGTAATCTCTGTTCCTGCCCCTAGCCCTATAGCTAGTTCTATTCCGAACTCCGGAAATAAAAGATTAGTTATGGGGTTGAGTATTGTTGCAAGTTTAAGTATAATTCTAGTTGGTGGGGTGGCTGTGGTCTGGTTTATCTTctggaagaagaaagaaacgaTGGAGAGTGATGAGGATCCTATGGTTGGTGATGCCATTGACGAGGAATTTGAACAAGGAACTGGCCCCAGAAAGTTTTTGTACAGGGAATTAGTCCGGGCCACTGGTAACTTTGATGAGGAACAAAAGCTTGGCGAGGGTGGGTTTGGTGGCGTTTATAAGGGGAATATAAAGGACTTGAACTCAGATGTAGCCATGAAGAGGATATCCAAAGGATCTAAACAAGGAATGAAGGAGTACGCTACAGAAGTACGGATTATAAGTCGACTAAGGCATCGGAATCTTGTGCAACTAATTGGTTGGTGCCACAAGAAAAAAGAACTCCTGCTTGTTTACGAGTTCATGCCCAACTGCAGTTTAGATTCACATTTGTTCAAACAAAAGAGTCCGTTAACTTGGGAGACAAGGTACAAAATATCTCAAGGATTGGCATCCGGCTTGCTTTATCTACACGAAGGATGGGAACAATGCGTTTTGCACAGGGACATCAAATCTAGCAATATCATGTTAGACTCCAATTTCAACGCAAAACTTGGGGATTTTGGGTTAGCTCGGCTGGTGGATCAtggcaaagaatcacaaacaacaATTGTGGGTGGAACAATAGGATACATGGCACCTGAATTTTGCCGTGGTGAAAAAGCTAGTAAGGAAACAGATATCTATAGTTTTGGAATCGTCGCTTTGGAGATAGCATGTGGGAGGATACCGATTGATCCCAACTTGGAAAGACATCAAATCAATATTGTAGAATGGGTTTGGAAGCTTTATGGTGAAGGGAGAGTCCTTGAAGCAGCCGATCTACAACTCTGTGGTAATTATGATGAGCAACAAGTAGGTTGTTTAATGACTGTTGGCTTGTGGTGTGCTCACCCAGACTACACAATGAGGCCTTCGATATTGCAAGCAATTCAAGTACTCAACTTCGAAGTTCCGGCGCCAATTCTTCCATCAAAATTGCCTGTGGCGACCTATTTAGGTTCTGCAGTATCATTCTCCAAGTTGTCTGACAATAGTACTGGTTTCAGTACAGGTCAGAGCGAGTCGTCTACCAGTGGTTATAGCACATAATCCTCTCAGAGTCTCAGGTCACTACATCTTCTACAATAAATTAACCCTTATCCATCGACATCCTTTTAAGATATGCACTCGGTAAGTGCAACCGTATTGCTTTTCATTTCAGTTCTTGCGTAAATTAATAAATCCACATGCAGGTGGGTGAGGTGGTGTTAATGTTTTGTATCAGCTCTAGTTTTTCATTTCAGTTTGACATGTGGCTGTATTCTTTAAACTTGACGAACTTGTGTGTTACAAGAATTTCACTATTTAGTTTTCATAAAAACAAGGAACGGTGTTAGCTTGCAGCCGAGTTTGTTTACAGTTAGTAACTTGCTGAATAAACTCGAAaagtatattaatatattgaaGTTGTACCTGCAAGATATCCAAACAGAAAATTTGGAGATTTAACTAGAGCAACCCTAAGATATTCGCTTTGTGGCCGGGTTTAGCAAATCTCTTATGAAGTGCGAACTGAATTAGAAGTTTAAATCTGAAAGCCAGTCAAGCAATGCTGGAAATTATGAGTGTTAATGATTATGTAGAATCTTATGAACGTGTTGAAGGAAAAGCAGAGGATTGTGTTACAAACCTCAACACATTATGCATCATGCATGGCACAGAAACTGCTGCAAAATGCGACATGAAATCTGTTCTGAGGCATTTTCACAAACACCTTGCGGGCATTATAAACTGGAGTGACAGCAACACACAATgccataaaaaataattagtttCTATGTATCATGAGTTGCTTACTAGAATCCAATCCCACCGTAACAACATAACTGAAACAGCCAAGCTAGCTCCTTCCATGCATTATTCAGTAATTGATCGAGAATATTTTACTTGCTGATAATGAACTAGCCAAGCTTATAATTATTTACCTGATGCAAATGTGAACAAAGTTACTTGAGATGATGGAGGTCGCCGCTGGATACAGGTCTATTCGAGGTGTAATACCGAGAATGACTTGGCTCTAGCCACTAGGCTGTTACTGTTAATGACTCCTTCCATCTACTCCCAcatttctctctccctctctccatTTTCATCAAGATTTTCTTTAACCTGCTTTCTAGCCCTTTACTTCAATGGCTGCTAGAATAGTGATCAATTACGATTATGGGATGTCACCGGCCAGCAATTTCCATAATCCGGCTCCGGCTCTGGCTCTGGCTCTTGCTCGGGCTCAGTTTGATGCTCAGGTGAATATTAAGTTTATTGTGAATTTGATTGTGTGTTTCTGTTTCTATTGGATAGCTTATCTTAAACTTCCTGCTGCTTATAGCTAATTTTTGCCCTAAAATGTATGTCATTTCTTTGTTTCGAGTAGATGACTGAACACATCAATGAACTTAAACGGTTGGGGAGATGATGAGGAAACAAACTGAGAAAATTAATCAGATGGGGAAAAGCCTAAGAATTAACAGGAAAGGATCTCGGAGACCCACAACCGCCAGCAGCTTCACAGGTATGAATCTTTAGGTCCTGCGATTTCCAACCATCCTTCTTCTGTTGTCTTGGCTATAATTAGTTTCCACCTGTTGGCTTGTTGATAATTTGTTTCATTTCGATTCACTGGCTCAGTCATCGGCATGAAAATGTCCCTTCCCTAGTTTACAGGCTGTATATGTTAGCTGTGAATTTCCCCTATAGGACAAGTATTTGAACAAGTAATGCTTTTCATCGAGTTTTATATAGGAAATTTATATCTGTTTCCGTTGGCCTGtgcctttttctttgttgatgTTATGGGATCAAACTTGCCTAAATACACCGGCCTAGTGCTGTAATGTACTCCCATGAACTTCATAGGAGATTGACATTGGTGTTTGCTTTTGCATGTAGTCGTTTGAAGTTTGAAGTCATCGACGTACGTCATGCTTTGTTTATTTTGTGTCATGTTTTTTGTTAATAATCTAGATAAAGAATGTAAATGGCAATCACTGGCCTAGTTTACAAGCTGTAGTGAGCTCTCTACGTTTTTTATTTGCTTTCCTCTatgtttctttcctttttgttGTAAAGGAACTGAGGAAGAACTTTATGGATGATAAAACtgtgtattatatatatttgatatttcaACAGTACGTGGTAATCTATTTCTTGGATATGGTACTGTATTGGTagagaaattttatattaatGTATTTGACAATTAAACAAACCTATTCAGTTTTCATAGATATGGTGAATTTCCAATTTTTTGGGGTGAACTGATATTCTAATATTACCACATGTaagtttttcatctttttctccttGTTCATCATGTGTCTTCTCACTCTTGAGGTGTGTGGTGTCTACACTCTACAGAGCCCGGCCGGGGAGAATTAAGAATAAGAGAGAAACCTAGCTAAGATTAGGTTATAAAAATTGGAAATTGGTTTAGACAGTATCTAAATTGTGCCAGATTATTAACTTTAGTATCTCAATTTCGTAAAATTTCAAAACGATATCTGACCTAATTATCAAGAAGATATTGTGATACTTTGATGGATGGATCGGTTGTAAGTTTTTCATCGTTTTGTTGCCTTCTGGTTGCAAAAGTAATGTGGTGTCGGATCAAGTTTCTGATTATTTTGGGCAGAAGTGATTTCCATTTCAATCTTTGTACTATGTATGAACAAATTCAACTTTCAGTTTGATGTCTTCACTATGTTAGTTTTCATTTGAGTTGGTTAATTTGTATTAGTATGAAATTTAGGTTTTTAATTTGTACTGCGCTCCTCTGGTTCAGTGCATGCTAACATAGTAAGCcccatcaaaattcaaaagtcACGGA encodes:
- the LOC126787789 gene encoding seed lectin alpha chain-like — its product is MVGNRSIRSAKLQVLLHALVLYLFLFCPSATPLSFEFPSFNQSVVPKLTTEGAAFIDTEFLRLTKSAKDEKPGGVGRAYYSEPFLLRDNATGLADFTTNFTFSIFAPNDAELPFGAADGLAFFIAPNGSKLNSTSDSGFCLGLPFNKRYPFVAVEFDIYMNTDELIPAQMKRPTTSPKNLRASTEIMWVSTSTLSSR